A genomic region of Mus musculus strain C57BL/6J chromosome 7, GRCm38.p6 C57BL/6J contains the following coding sequences:
- the Rasl2-9 gene encoding GTP-binding nuclear protein Ran, testis-specific isoform: MAAQGEPQVQFKVVLVGDGGTGKTTFMKRHLTGEFEKEYVATLGVEVHTLVFHTNRGPIKFNVWDTAGQEKFGGLRDGYYIQAQCAIIMFDVTSRVTYKNVPSWHKDLVRVCENIPIVLCGNKVDVKDMKVKAKPILFHRKKNLQYYDISARSNYNFEKPFFWLARKLIGDPNLEFVAMPALAPPEVVMDPALAAQYEHDLEVAQTTALPDEEDDL, encoded by the coding sequence CCGCAGGTCCAGTTCAAGGTCGTCCTGGTGGGCGACGGCGGCACCGGAAAGACGACATTCATGAAGCGCCACTTGACCGGAGAGTTTGAGAAGGAGTATGTAGCCACCCTGGGCGTGGAGGTGCACACATTAGTCTTCCATACCAACAGAGGACCTATCAAGTTCAATGTGTGGGACACAGCCGGTCAGGAGAAGTTCGGGGGGCTGCGCGATGGCTACTACATCCAAGCCCAGTGTGCCATTATAATGTTTGACGTAACATCAAGAGTTACTTACAAGAATGTGCCTAGCTGGCATAAAGATCTAGTGCGTGTGTGTGAAAACATCCCCATTGTATTGTGTGGCAACAAAGTGGATGTTAAAGACATGAAAGTGAAGGCAAAACCTATTCTCTTCCACCGAAAGAAGAATCTTCAGTACTATGACATTTCTGCCAGAAGTAACTACAACTTTGAAAAGCCTTTCTTCTGGCTTGCCAGAAAGCTCATTGGAGATCCTAACTTGGAGTTCGTTGCCATGCCTGCTCTTGCCCCACCTGAGGTAGTCATGGACCCAGCTTTGGCAGCACAGTACGAGCATGATTTAGAGGTTGCTCAGACGACTGCTCTCCCAGATGAGGAAGATGACCTGTGA